A DNA window from Polyodon spathula isolate WHYD16114869_AA chromosome 18, ASM1765450v1, whole genome shotgun sequence contains the following coding sequences:
- the LOC121331160 gene encoding PDZ domain-containing protein 9-like — protein MVIVEHGLLLQIVSLIDKGPAATNGRLKPGDVLLKVGPVNVMGYQLRELQRLLHGLPAWSNLQVAVYRDYINIPAVWKNNASQITGLPEKIKERSEQSIKDEGSEEWTSDEDYDDAEASNSFLKPTRSFWHDSTTILPSISKAWHAKKKTKKVFSVGIDIGYDIMIHRPFYDNQTDFDSSFWCDTDSSSSSSSD, from the exons ATGGTAATCGTTGAACACGGGCTGCTTCTTCAGATAGTCAGTTTAATTGACAAGGGACCCGCTGCTACGAATGGGCGATTAAAGCCAG GTGATGTTCTGCTCAAAGTTGGACCAGTGAATGTTATGGGGTACCAGCTCCGTGAACTGCAACGACTTTTACATGGCCTCCCGGCATGGAGTAACTTGCAGGTGGCGGTGTACCGAGATTACATTAATATACCCGCTGTTTGGAAAAACAATGCTTCACAAATAACTGGTCtgccagaaaaaataaaagaaag GTCTGAACAAAGCATCAAAGATGAAGGATCTGAAGAATGGACCAGCGATGAAGACTATGATGATGCTGAAGCTAGTAATAGTTTTCTCAAGCCAACCCGGAGCTTCTGGCATGATTCCACTACCATTCTGCCTTCCATCTCCAAAGCATGGCATGCAAAGAAGAAAACCAAGAAAGTGTTTTCAGTAGGCATTGACATTGGTTATGATATTATGATTCACCGTCCATTTTATGACAACCAAACAGACTTTGACTCTTCTTTCTGGTGTGATACTGATTCATCGTCTTCTTCCTCCTCAGATTAG
- the LOC121331075 gene encoding cytochrome b-c1 complex subunit 2, mitochondrial-like isoform X1: MLSSLLLVAKGDIMKGMRNISYLSRRFYAVKSNTCLSELLGGFKAPSGASHPLQDVHITKLPNGLVIASLENYSPSSKIGVFVRAGSRYENVGNLGVTHILRLAANLTTKGASAFRITRGVEAVGGGLSVTSTKENMVYSVECMRDYVDTVMEYLINVTTAPEFRHWEVADLTPRIKVDKALAFQDPQLGVLENLHTAAYKSALCNTLHCPDYMVGKITSEQLHAFVQSNFTSARMALVGLGIDHAVLKQVGEHFLNIRSGQGAAGAKAVYRGGEVREQNADSLVHAAVVAEGAAAGSAEANAFAVLQHVLGAGPYIKRGTNVTSKLSQGVAKVTTQPFDVTAFNASYSDAGLFGFYTISQAGAAGDVIQAAMAQIKEIAQGGVTAADVTRAKNQLKARYLMSMESSNGLLDEIGAQALATGTCVQPKSAAQTIDSLSANDVVNAAKKFVAGKKSMAARGNLGNTPFVDEL; encoded by the exons ATGTTGTCTTCGCTCCTGCTAGTGGCTAAAGGAGACATCATGAAGGGGATGCGGAATATTAGTTATCTTTCT AGACGGTTCTATGCAGTCAAGAGCAATACCTGTTTGAGTGAACTGCTCGGTGGCTTCAAGGCCCCTTCAGGTGCAAGCCATCCTCTGCAAGATGTTCAC ATCACCAAGCTGCCCAATGGGCTGGTTATTGCCTCCTTGGAGAACTACTCTCCTTCCTCCAAGATTGGTGTGTTTGTGAGGGCAGGCAGCAGGTACGAGAATGTGGGCAACCTCGGAGTCACCCATATCCTCCGACTTGCAGCAAACCTG ACTACAAAAGGAGCCTCTGCATTTAGGATCACTCGAGGTGTTGAAGCTGTTGGTGGTGGTCTGAG tgtgaCGTCTACCAAAGAGAATATGGTTTACTCTGTGGAATGCATGCGTGACTATGT tgacaCCGTAATGGAGTACCTGATCAATGTAACCACTGCACCTGAATTCAGGCATTGGGAGGTGGCTGACCTCACACCCAGGATAAAGGTGGACAAAGCGCTGGCTTTTCAGGACCCTCAGCTCG gtgTTCTTGAAAATCTGCACACTGCTGCCTATAAAAGTGCCCTCTGTAACACACTGCACTGTCCAGATTATATGGTTGGCAAGATCACTTCAGAGCAG ctgcatGCGTTTGTCCAAAGCAATTTTACAAGTGCAAGAATGGCATTGGTTGGACTTG GGATTGACCATGCTGTTCTGAAGCAAGTGGGAGAGCACTTCCTCAATATCAGGAGTGGACAGGGTGCTGCTGGAGCCAAGGCAGTCTATCGCGGGG GTGAGGTCAGAGAGCAGAATGCAGACAGCCTAGTCCATGCTGCTGTGGTAGCTGAGGGGGCAGCAGCAGGAAGTGCTGAGGCCAACGCGTTTGCTGTCCTTCAGCACGTGTTGGGGGCTGGGCCTTACATCAAGAGGGGGACCAATGTGACGAGCAAGCTAAGCCAGGGAGTAGCCAAGGTCACAACCCAACCATTTGAC GTCACAGCATTCAACGCAAGCTACTCTGATGCTGGACTGTTTGGTTTTTACACAATTTCCCAGGCGGGTGCAGCTGGTGAT GTCATCCAGGCAGCTATGGCCCAGATCAAAGAAATTGCACAGGGAGGTGTCACTGCAGCTGATGTGACAAGAGCAAA GAACCAACTCAAGGCTAGATATTTGATGTCGATGGAAAGCTCTAATGGATTGTTGGATGAGATTGGCGCCCAAGCACTTGCAACTGGTACTTGCGTACAGCCAAAGTCTGCAGCCCAAACAATTGATTCTTTGTCTGCCAATGATGTTGTAAAT GCTGCCAAGAAGTTTGTTGCTGGCAAGAAGTCTATGGCAGCAAGAGGAAACTTGGGGAACACGCCCTTTGTGGATGAattataa
- the LOC121331075 gene encoding cytochrome b-c1 complex subunit 2, mitochondrial-like isoform X2: protein MLSSLLLVAKGDIMKGMRNISYLSRRLYSAQAAPKFEAAERVRLPVQNPQITKLPNGLVIASLENYSPSSKIGVFVRAGSRYENVGNLGVTHILRLAANLTTKGASAFRITRGVEAVGGGLSVTSTKENMVYSVECMRDYVDTVMEYLINVTTAPEFRHWEVADLTPRIKVDKALAFQDPQLGVLENLHTAAYKSALCNTLHCPDYMVGKITSEQLHAFVQSNFTSARMALVGLGIDHAVLKQVGEHFLNIRSGQGAAGAKAVYRGGEVREQNADSLVHAAVVAEGAAAGSAEANAFAVLQHVLGAGPYIKRGTNVTSKLSQGVAKVTTQPFDVTAFNASYSDAGLFGFYTISQAGAAGDVIQAAMAQIKEIAQGGVTAADVTRAKNQLKARYLMSMESSNGLLDEIGAQALATGTCVQPKSAAQTIDSLSANDVVNAAKKFVAGKKSMAARGNLGNTPFVDEL, encoded by the exons ATGTTGTCTTCGCTCCTGCTAGTGGCTAAAGGAGACATCATGAAGGGGATGCGGAATATTAGTTATCTTTCT AGGAGACTTTATTCAGCCCAAGCTGCCCCTAAGTTTGAAGCTGCGGAGCGAGTAAGGCTTCCTGTTCAGAATCCCCAG ATCACCAAGCTGCCCAATGGGCTGGTTATTGCCTCCTTGGAGAACTACTCTCCTTCCTCCAAGATTGGTGTGTTTGTGAGGGCAGGCAGCAGGTACGAGAATGTGGGCAACCTCGGAGTCACCCATATCCTCCGACTTGCAGCAAACCTG ACTACAAAAGGAGCCTCTGCATTTAGGATCACTCGAGGTGTTGAAGCTGTTGGTGGTGGTCTGAG tgtgaCGTCTACCAAAGAGAATATGGTTTACTCTGTGGAATGCATGCGTGACTATGT tgacaCCGTAATGGAGTACCTGATCAATGTAACCACTGCACCTGAATTCAGGCATTGGGAGGTGGCTGACCTCACACCCAGGATAAAGGTGGACAAAGCGCTGGCTTTTCAGGACCCTCAGCTCG gtgTTCTTGAAAATCTGCACACTGCTGCCTATAAAAGTGCCCTCTGTAACACACTGCACTGTCCAGATTATATGGTTGGCAAGATCACTTCAGAGCAG ctgcatGCGTTTGTCCAAAGCAATTTTACAAGTGCAAGAATGGCATTGGTTGGACTTG GGATTGACCATGCTGTTCTGAAGCAAGTGGGAGAGCACTTCCTCAATATCAGGAGTGGACAGGGTGCTGCTGGAGCCAAGGCAGTCTATCGCGGGG GTGAGGTCAGAGAGCAGAATGCAGACAGCCTAGTCCATGCTGCTGTGGTAGCTGAGGGGGCAGCAGCAGGAAGTGCTGAGGCCAACGCGTTTGCTGTCCTTCAGCACGTGTTGGGGGCTGGGCCTTACATCAAGAGGGGGACCAATGTGACGAGCAAGCTAAGCCAGGGAGTAGCCAAGGTCACAACCCAACCATTTGAC GTCACAGCATTCAACGCAAGCTACTCTGATGCTGGACTGTTTGGTTTTTACACAATTTCCCAGGCGGGTGCAGCTGGTGAT GTCATCCAGGCAGCTATGGCCCAGATCAAAGAAATTGCACAGGGAGGTGTCACTGCAGCTGATGTGACAAGAGCAAA GAACCAACTCAAGGCTAGATATTTGATGTCGATGGAAAGCTCTAATGGATTGTTGGATGAGATTGGCGCCCAAGCACTTGCAACTGGTACTTGCGTACAGCCAAAGTCTGCAGCCCAAACAATTGATTCTTTGTCTGCCAATGATGTTGTAAAT GCTGCCAAGAAGTTTGTTGCTGGCAAGAAGTCTATGGCAGCAAGAGGAAACTTGGGGAACACGCCCTTTGTGGATGAattataa
- the LOC121294169 gene encoding NHP2-like protein 1, which translates to MTDAEVNPKAYPLADATLTKTILDLVQQASNYKQLRKGANEATKTLNRGIAEFIVMAADAEPLEIILHLPLLCEDKNVPYVFVRSKQALGRACGVSRPVIATSVTIKEGSQLKPQIQSVQLAIERLLV; encoded by the exons ATG ACTGATGCAGAAGTTAATCCCAAGGCCTACCCCCTCGCTGATGCTACACTGACCAAAACCATATTGGACCTGGTGCAGCAAGCGTCCAACTACAAGCAGCTGAGGAAGGGAGCAAATGAAG ccacCAAGACACTCAACAGAGGAATTGCAGAGTTTATTGTGATGGCTGCTGATGCTGAGCCCCTGGAGATCATTCTGCACCTCCCGCTGCTCTGTGAAGATAAGAATGTGCCCTACGTGTTCGTGCGCTCCAAGCAGGCTCTTGGGCGTGCGTGTGGGGTGTCCCGACCTGTCATCGCTACATCAGTGACCATTAAGGAGGGATCTCAGCTGAAGCCGCAGATTCAGTCTGTTCAACTGGCTATTGAAAGACTGCTGGTCTAA
- the LOC121330625 gene encoding serine/threonine-protein kinase 19-like, with product MNRKRSLVSDTFKVKKQRLGTESRFGVQGNGKNSILQDVPLDTKAALQYLASLFPRKLFNDSLPPIVLKHQLYSIKQDRTLVDRQLNELKDQGEIFMFQMGFDTDAFAVVFAEDYKLKALAAEAGRETLGTVQKFLETVLPSCMDLSFNKDKMLKTFLFRDQEITQLVKSGVLTVRDAGSWWLAIPNSGRFTKFFIQGRKAVLGMIKKSTYKEVLQTDLECRKMTSHVKLGIQYHIHDIIGADLVECVPTTSGVLLRLTDT from the exons aTGAACAGAAAAAGATCATTAGTATCTGATACTttcaaagttaaaaaacaaaggcTTGGGACAGAAAGCCGCTTTGGAGTTCAAGGAAATGGAAAAAACTCAATTTTACAAG ATGTGCCTCTCGACACCAAGGCAGCCCTTCAGTATCTCGCTTCGCTGTTTCCTCGCAAGCTGTTCAACGACTCCCTCCCTCCCATAGTTTTAAAACATCAGCTCTACAGCATTAAACAAGACAGAACACTGGTTGATCGGCAGTTA AATGAATTGAAAGACCAGGGGGAAATCTTCATGTTCCAGATGGGCTTCGACACAGATGCCTTTGCAGTGGTCTTTGCGGAGGACTACAAATTAAAAGCCCTGGCTGCTGAAGCCGGACGAGAGACCTTGGGAACGGTGCAGAAATTCTTAGAGACAGTATTGCCCTCCTGCATGGACTTGAGTTTCAACAAAGATAAAATGCTCAAGACATTTTTGTTCAGGGACCAAGAAATTAC GCAGCTGGTTAAGTCTGGAGTGCTCACAGTCAGGGATGCAGGGAGCTGGTGGCTGGCTATACCCAATTCCGGTCGATTTACTAAGTTCTTTATTCAAG GTCGTAAAGCTGTGCTTGGCATGATTAAGAAGTCCACATACAAGGAAGTCTTGCAGACAGACCTGGAATGCAGAAAGATGACTTCCCATGTGAAACTTGGCATTCAGTATCACATCCATGACATCATTGGTGCAGATTTAGTAGAATG CGTTCCAACAACTTCAGGGGTCTTACTGCGCCTGACAGACACCTGA
- the LOC121331161 gene encoding zona pellucida sperm-binding protein 2-like, whose protein sequence is MALSNQKEGNLNNKPIQINPAYELKCQYTVEMVPVFQLRVWYRACEVREQINYFSKSLGQTVTKKYQMVCLPTQSDNLQISREVGKTRCTPSFMEISETPREWLVDINNGQTITTMTLLQARSKGYEFTVANNLMTVRAYFTATGIQEFGQLPSDKVLYLADLTLKYDSGFGKITILVLMICVPAPVRCNRMNVIIEVPSFVGTFTNLAIGTRLYLPSLPSSDLSISSQQNMLRITVPKRYPLAQTMACPLGFLTGVKTVLPDTKLTFNVRGTQTSMTFTPVCPCEMKGADPEVLCQDGFMDFEVRSNDTLPPLDLSTVRLRDPTCSPSVASKDSLLFHVPLASCGTTSKVVNGKLVYENEIRALLKDQPLLGVITRDSEYVLTVQCYYDHTADANLIVDVKTNAPPPPAVEQGDLIVVLRAYPDVLYRTPYRDQAYPVVKYLRDPLYLEVQVLNRLDPNIKLVLDDCWATGFPSPSSLPRWNIIVDGCPYDGDNYMTVFHPMSEFLGIPFPSHYRRFEVKMFTFVSGGVLQANSV, encoded by the exons ATGGCACTCTCCAATCAGAAGGAAGGAA ATCTAAACAACAAGCCCATTCAAATCAATCCAGCATACGAACTGAAGTGCCAGTATACAGTGGAGATGGTGCCAGTGTTTCAGCTGCGTGTTTGGTATAGAGCATGTGAAGTTCGGGAGCAA ATAAATTACTTCTCTAAATCTCTTGGTCAAACAGTCACCAAGAAATACCAAATGGTCTGCTTGCCAACTCAGTCTGACAACCTGCAAATCTCAAGGGAAGTAGGAAAAACGCGTTGTACTCCAAGCTTCATGGAG ATTTCTGAAACTCCCCGTGAATGGCTTGTTGATATAAATAATGGACAAACCATAACTACCATGACCTTGCTGCAGGCTCGCTCAAAAGGCTACGAGTTCACTGTTGCCAACAACCTGATGACTGTCCGAGCATACTTTACAGCTACGGGAATCCAGGAATTTGGG CAACTCCCGTCGGACAAGGTTCTCTACCTTGCAGACCTCACGCTGAAGTATGATTCTGGCTTTGGAAAGATCACAATACTTGTATTAATGATCTGTGTACCTG CTCCTGTGAGGTGTAACAGAATGAACGTTATCATTGAGGTCCCCTCCTTTGTTGGAACGTTCACTAATTTGGCGATTGGGACACGTCTGTACCTTCCGTCATTGCCATCCTCAGACCTTTCTATATCCAGTCAACAGAACATGTTGCGCATCACTGTGCCAAAGAGATATCCCTTGGCTCAGaccatg GCTTGTCCTCTAGGGTTCCTAACTGGTGTGAAGACTGTCTTGCCAGACACGAAACTGACTTTTAATGTGAGAGGCACCCAGACTTCCATGACTTTCACACCTGTTTGCCCATGTGAGATGAAAGGGGCAGATCCTGAAG TGCTTTGCCAAGATGGCTTCATGGATTTTGAAGTGAGGAGCAATGATACCCTGCCACCTCTGGACCTGAGCACCGTACGACTGAGGGATCCAACATGCAGCCCCTCCGTTGCTTCCAAAGACAGCCTTCTGTTCCACGTTCCCTTAGCCAGCTGTGGCACAACATCAAAG GTGGTAAATGGCAAGCTGGTTTATGAAAATGAGATCCGTGCACTACTGAAAGATCAACCTTTATTGGGAGTAATTACAAGAGACAGCGAGTATGT GTTGACTGTGCAGTGCTATTATGATCACACAGCTGATGCAAATCTAATTGTGGATGTGAAGACCAATGCACCCCCTCCTCCTGCTGTGGAACAAGGAGACTTAATTGTTGTGCTTCGAGCTTACCCAG ATGTTCTGTACAGAACTCCCTATAGAGACCAGGCTTACCCTGTAGTGAAATATCTGAGGGACCCCCTTTATCTGGAGGTGCAGGTGCTGAACAGACTGGACCCAAACATCAAGCTGGTTCTGGATGACTGCTGGGCAACTGGATTCCCTAGCCCAAGCTCCTTGCCTCGCTGGAACATCATTGTTGATGG ctgtccatatgatGGAGACAACTACATGACTGTATTCCATCCCATGTCTGAGTTCCTTGGAATTCCATTCCCAAGCCACTACAGGAGGTTTGAGGTGAAGATGTTCACTTTTGTCTCTGGAGGAGTACTGCAGGCTAACTCG GTCTAG